A genomic window from Carassius gibelio isolate Cgi1373 ecotype wild population from Czech Republic chromosome A11, carGib1.2-hapl.c, whole genome shotgun sequence includes:
- the LOC128021971 gene encoding E3 ubiquitin-protein ligase TRIM39 isoform X23 produces MAESSLTARKTRRQSIESVPPSMSSSMSSLSEEIQCSVCLDVFTDPVTTPCGHNFCKICLNKCWDNSQTCSCPYCKETFKQRPDLKINTTLRELVDHCKKKSPEKTTEVLCDICEERKLKALKSCLVCQSSYCETHLEPHLRVTRLKKHKLMDPVSNLEDYICQKHERPLDLFCRDDQTCVCSICSVKDHKNHNTVPIEEESQEKKTELMKTQKDVQLMIQNRIKKIQEIKHSAEVRKRNTEREKAVRVELFTDLIRSIERHQTELLEMMEEQQKAAEKQEQELIEELEQEITELKMRNTELEQLSHTEDHLHLLQIHSSLCSSRNTRNWPEISMKTHESLETLRRALTQLKDTIDEKLTLTELKWMQQYAVDVTLDPDTAHPNLILSDDGKQVRCGDIRQKLPDKPERFDPCPCVLGMEGFSSGRFYFEVQVKGKTKWDLGVVRESINRKGIFTLRPSDGYWTVVLRNGDEYKAGDDPPVSLSLRVKPQRVGVFVDYEEGLVSFYDVESSSHIYSFTAQSFTEKLYPYFSPFLNDEGKNSSPLIITPVSYNK; encoded by the exons ATGGCAGAATCTTCACTAACAGCAAGAAAAACCAGGAGACAGAGTATTGAAAGTGTCCCTCCAT CAATGTCATCCTCCATGAGTTCACTGTCTGAGGAGATTCAGTGCTCTGTATGTCTGGATGTGTtcactgatccagtcacgacTCCATGTGGACACAACTTCTGCAAGATCTGTCTGAATAAGTGCTGGGACAACAGCCAGACCTGCAGCTGTCCATACTGTAAAGAAACATTCAAGCAAAGACCTGATCTCAAGATTAATACCACACTCCGAGAGCTCGTAGATCACTGTAAGAAGAAAAGTCCTGAGAAAACAACTGAAGTTCTGTGTGACATCTGTGAGGAAAGAAAGCTGAAAGCGCTGAAGTCGTGTCTGGTGTGTCAGAGCTCTTACTGTGAAACTCACCTGGAGCCTCATTTGAGAGTGACACGTTtgaagaaacacaaactgatggaTCCTGTGAGTAATCTGGAGGACTATATATGTCAGAAACACGAGAGACCTCTGGATCTGTTCTGTAGAGATGATCAGACATGTGTGTGTTCAATCTGCTCTGTGAAAGACCACAAGAACCACAACACTGTTCCTATAGAAGAGGAGAGTCAAGAGAAGAAG ACTGAACTGATGAAGACACAGAAAGACGTGCAGCTGATGATCCAGAACAGAATCAAGAAGATTCAAGAAATCAAACACTCAGCAGAAGTcagaaaa agaaacacagagagggAGAAAGCAGTCCGTGTGGAGCTCTTCACTGatctcatccgctccattgagagacatcagactgaactgctggagatgatggaggagcagcagaaagcagcagagaaacaggagcaagagctgattgaagagctggagcaggagatcactgagctaaagatgagaaacactgagctggagcagctctcACACACTGAAGATCACCTCCACCTCCTACAG ATTCACTCATCCCTGTGCAGCTCTAGAAACACCAGGAACTGGCCTGAGATCAGTATGAAGACTCACGAGAGTCTGGAGACTCTGAGGAGAGCTCTGACTCAACTGAAGGACACTATAGATGAGAAACTCACACTAACTG AGCTGAAGTGGATGCAGCAGTATGCAG TGGATGTGACTCTGGATCCTGATACAGCTCATCCTAATCTCATTCTGTCTGATGATGGAAAACAAGTGAGATGTGGAGACATTAGACAGAAACTCCCAGACAAACCAGAGAGATTTGATCCATGTCCCTGTGTCCTGGGAATGGAGGGATTCTCCTCGGGgagattttattttgaggtgCAGGTGAAGGGAAAGACTAAATGGGATTTAGGAGTGGTCAGAGAATCCATTAACAGGAAGGGAATATTCACACTGAGACCCAGTGATGGATACTGGACTGTGGTTCTGAGGAATGGAGATGAATATAAAGCCGGTGATGATCctcctgtctctctgtctctgagagtGAAGCCGCAACGGGTCggtgtgtttgtggattatgaGGAGGGTCTGGTCTCCTTTTATGATGTGGAGTCCAGCTCTCATATCTACTCTTTCACTGCTCAGTCTTTCACTGAAAAACTCTATCCATATTTTAGCCCATTCCTTAATGATGAAGGTAAAAACTCAAGCCCACTGATCATCACACCTGTCAgttataataaatga
- the LOC128021971 gene encoding E3 ubiquitin-protein ligase TRIM39 isoform X15, with product MAESSLTARKTRRQSIESVPPSMSSSMSSLSEEIQCSVCLDVFTDPVTTPCGHNFCKICLNKCWDNSQTCSCPYCKETFKQRPDLKINTTLRELVDHCKKKSPEKTTEVLCDICEERKLKALKSCLVCQSSYCETHLEPHLRVTRLKKHKLMDPVSNLEDYICQKHERPLDLFCRDDQTCVCSICSVKDHKNHNTVPIEEESQEKKTELMKTQKDVQLMIQNRIKKIQEIKHSAEVRKRNTEREKAVRVELFTDLIRSIERHQTELLEMMEEQQKAAEKQEQELIEELEQEITELKMRNTELEQLSHTEDHLHLLQIHSSLCSSRNTRNWPEISMKTHESLETLRRALTQLKDTIDEKLTLTVSTELKWMQQYAVDVTLDPDTAHPNLILSDDGKQVRCGDIRQKLPDKPERFDPCPCVLGMEGFSSGRFYFEVQVKGKTKWDLGVVRESINRKGIFTLRPSDGYWTVVLRNGDEYKAGDDPPVSLSLRVKPQRVGVFVDYEEGLVSFYDVESSSHIYSFTAQSFTEKLYPYFSPFLNDEGKNSSPLIITPVSYNK from the exons ATGGCAGAATCTTCACTAACAGCAAGAAAAACCAGGAGACAGAGTATTGAAAGTGTCCCTCCAT CAATGTCATCCTCCATGAGTTCACTGTCTGAGGAGATTCAGTGCTCTGTATGTCTGGATGTGTtcactgatccagtcacgacTCCATGTGGACACAACTTCTGCAAGATCTGTCTGAATAAGTGCTGGGACAACAGCCAGACCTGCAGCTGTCCATACTGTAAAGAAACATTCAAGCAAAGACCTGATCTCAAGATTAATACCACACTCCGAGAGCTCGTAGATCACTGTAAGAAGAAAAGTCCTGAGAAAACAACTGAAGTTCTGTGTGACATCTGTGAGGAAAGAAAGCTGAAAGCGCTGAAGTCGTGTCTGGTGTGTCAGAGCTCTTACTGTGAAACTCACCTGGAGCCTCATTTGAGAGTGACACGTTtgaagaaacacaaactgatggaTCCTGTGAGTAATCTGGAGGACTATATATGTCAGAAACACGAGAGACCTCTGGATCTGTTCTGTAGAGATGATCAGACATGTGTGTGTTCAATCTGCTCTGTGAAAGACCACAAGAACCACAACACTGTTCCTATAGAAGAGGAGAGTCAAGAGAAGAAG ACTGAACTGATGAAGACACAGAAAGACGTGCAGCTGATGATCCAGAACAGAATCAAGAAGATTCAAGAAATCAAACACTCAGCAGAAGTcagaaaa agaaacacagagagggAGAAAGCAGTCCGTGTGGAGCTCTTCACTGatctcatccgctccattgagagacatcagactgaactgctggagatgatggaggagcagcagaaagcagcagagaaacaggagcaagagctgattgaagagctggagcaggagatcactgagctaaagatgagaaacactgagctggagcagctctcACACACTGAAGATCACCTCCACCTCCTACAG ATTCACTCATCCCTGTGCAGCTCTAGAAACACCAGGAACTGGCCTGAGATCAGTATGAAGACTCACGAGAGTCTGGAGACTCTGAGGAGAGCTCTGACTCAACTGAAGGACACTATAGATGAGAAACTCACACTAACTG TCTCTACAGAGCTGAAGTGGATGCAGCAGTATGCAG TGGATGTGACTCTGGATCCTGATACAGCTCATCCTAATCTCATTCTGTCTGATGATGGAAAACAAGTGAGATGTGGAGACATTAGACAGAAACTCCCAGACAAACCAGAGAGATTTGATCCATGTCCCTGTGTCCTGGGAATGGAGGGATTCTCCTCGGGgagattttattttgaggtgCAGGTGAAGGGAAAGACTAAATGGGATTTAGGAGTGGTCAGAGAATCCATTAACAGGAAGGGAATATTCACACTGAGACCCAGTGATGGATACTGGACTGTGGTTCTGAGGAATGGAGATGAATATAAAGCCGGTGATGATCctcctgtctctctgtctctgagagtGAAGCCGCAACGGGTCggtgtgtttgtggattatgaGGAGGGTCTGGTCTCCTTTTATGATGTGGAGTCCAGCTCTCATATCTACTCTTTCACTGCTCAGTCTTTCACTGAAAAACTCTATCCATATTTTAGCCCATTCCTTAATGATGAAGGTAAAAACTCAAGCCCACTGATCATCACACCTGTCAgttataataaatga
- the LOC128021971 gene encoding E3 ubiquitin-protein ligase TRIM39 isoform X26 has product MSSSMSSLSEEIQCSVCLDVFTDPVTTPCGHNFCKICLNKCWDNSQTCSCPYCKETFKQRPDLKINTTLRELVDHCKKKSPEKTTEVLCDICEERKLKALKSCLVCQSSYCETHLEPHLRVTRLKKHKLMDPVSNLEDYICQKHERPLDLFCRDDQTCVCSICSVKDHKNHNTVPIEEESQEKKTELMKTQKDVQLMIQNRIKKIQEIKHSAEVRKRNTEREKAVRVELFTDLIRSIERHQTELLEMMEEQQKAAEKQEQELIEELEQEITELKMRNTELEQLSHTEDHLHLLQIHSSLCSSRNTRNWPEISMKTHESLETLRRALTQLKDTIDEKLTLTVSTELKWMQQYAVDVTLDPDTAHPNLILSDDGKQVRCGDIRQKLPDKPERFDPCPCVLGMEGFSSGRFYFEVQVKGKTKWDLGVVRESINRKGIFTLRPSDGYWTVVLRNGDEYKAGDDPPVSLSLRVKPQRVGVFVDYEEGLVSFYDVESSSHIYSFTAQSFTEKLYPYFSPFLNDEGKNSSPLIITPVSYNK; this is encoded by the exons ATGTCATCCTCCATGAGTTCACTGTCTGAGGAGATTCAGTGCTCTGTATGTCTGGATGTGTtcactgatccagtcacgacTCCATGTGGACACAACTTCTGCAAGATCTGTCTGAATAAGTGCTGGGACAACAGCCAGACCTGCAGCTGTCCATACTGTAAAGAAACATTCAAGCAAAGACCTGATCTCAAGATTAATACCACACTCCGAGAGCTCGTAGATCACTGTAAGAAGAAAAGTCCTGAGAAAACAACTGAAGTTCTGTGTGACATCTGTGAGGAAAGAAAGCTGAAAGCGCTGAAGTCGTGTCTGGTGTGTCAGAGCTCTTACTGTGAAACTCACCTGGAGCCTCATTTGAGAGTGACACGTTtgaagaaacacaaactgatggaTCCTGTGAGTAATCTGGAGGACTATATATGTCAGAAACACGAGAGACCTCTGGATCTGTTCTGTAGAGATGATCAGACATGTGTGTGTTCAATCTGCTCTGTGAAAGACCACAAGAACCACAACACTGTTCCTATAGAAGAGGAGAGTCAAGAGAAGAAG ACTGAACTGATGAAGACACAGAAAGACGTGCAGCTGATGATCCAGAACAGAATCAAGAAGATTCAAGAAATCAAACACTCAGCAGAAGTcagaaaa agaaacacagagagggAGAAAGCAGTCCGTGTGGAGCTCTTCACTGatctcatccgctccattgagagacatcagactgaactgctggagatgatggaggagcagcagaaagcagcagagaaacaggagcaagagctgattgaagagctggagcaggagatcactgagctaaagatgagaaacactgagctggagcagctctcACACACTGAAGATCACCTCCACCTCCTACAG ATTCACTCATCCCTGTGCAGCTCTAGAAACACCAGGAACTGGCCTGAGATCAGTATGAAGACTCACGAGAGTCTGGAGACTCTGAGGAGAGCTCTGACTCAACTGAAGGACACTATAGATGAGAAACTCACACTAACTG TCTCTACAGAGCTGAAGTGGATGCAGCAGTATGCAG TGGATGTGACTCTGGATCCTGATACAGCTCATCCTAATCTCATTCTGTCTGATGATGGAAAACAAGTGAGATGTGGAGACATTAGACAGAAACTCCCAGACAAACCAGAGAGATTTGATCCATGTCCCTGTGTCCTGGGAATGGAGGGATTCTCCTCGGGgagattttattttgaggtgCAGGTGAAGGGAAAGACTAAATGGGATTTAGGAGTGGTCAGAGAATCCATTAACAGGAAGGGAATATTCACACTGAGACCCAGTGATGGATACTGGACTGTGGTTCTGAGGAATGGAGATGAATATAAAGCCGGTGATGATCctcctgtctctctgtctctgagagtGAAGCCGCAACGGGTCggtgtgtttgtggattatgaGGAGGGTCTGGTCTCCTTTTATGATGTGGAGTCCAGCTCTCATATCTACTCTTTCACTGCTCAGTCTTTCACTGAAAAACTCTATCCATATTTTAGCCCATTCCTTAATGATGAAGGTAAAAACTCAAGCCCACTGATCATCACACCTGTCAgttataataaatga
- the LOC128021971 gene encoding E3 ubiquitin-protein ligase TRIM39 isoform X16 produces the protein MAESSLTARKTRRRSKEHDPPSMSSSMSSLSEEIQCSVCLDVFTDPVTTPCGHNFCKICLNKCWDNSQTCSCPYCKETFKQRPDLKINTTLRELVDHCKKKSPEKTTEVLCDICEERKLKALKSCLVCQSSYCETHLEPHLRVTRLKKHKLMDPVSNLEDYICQKHERPLDLFCRDDQTCVCSICSVKDHKNHNTVPIEEESQEKKTELMKTQKDVQLMIQNRIKKIQEIKHSAEVRKRNTEREKAVRVELFTDLIRSIERHQTELLEMMEEQQKAAEKQEQELIEELEQEITELKMRNTELEQLSHTEDHLHLLQIHSSLCSSRNTRNWPEISMKTHESLETLRRALTQLKDTIDEKLTLTVSTELKWMQQYAVDVTLDPDTAHPNLILSDDGKQVRCGDIRQKLPDKPERFDPCPCVLGMEGFSSGRFYFEVQVKGKTKWDLGVVRESINRKGIFTLRPSDGYWTVVLRNGDEYKAGDDPPVSLSLRVKPQRVGVFVDYEEGLVSFYDVESSSHIYSFTAQSFTEKLYPYFSPFLNDEGKNSSPLIITPVSYNK, from the exons CAATGTCATCCTCCATGAGTTCACTGTCTGAGGAGATTCAGTGCTCTGTATGTCTGGATGTGTtcactgatccagtcacgacTCCATGTGGACACAACTTCTGCAAGATCTGTCTGAATAAGTGCTGGGACAACAGCCAGACCTGCAGCTGTCCATACTGTAAAGAAACATTCAAGCAAAGACCTGATCTCAAGATTAATACCACACTCCGAGAGCTCGTAGATCACTGTAAGAAGAAAAGTCCTGAGAAAACAACTGAAGTTCTGTGTGACATCTGTGAGGAAAGAAAGCTGAAAGCGCTGAAGTCGTGTCTGGTGTGTCAGAGCTCTTACTGTGAAACTCACCTGGAGCCTCATTTGAGAGTGACACGTTtgaagaaacacaaactgatggaTCCTGTGAGTAATCTGGAGGACTATATATGTCAGAAACACGAGAGACCTCTGGATCTGTTCTGTAGAGATGATCAGACATGTGTGTGTTCAATCTGCTCTGTGAAAGACCACAAGAACCACAACACTGTTCCTATAGAAGAGGAGAGTCAAGAGAAGAAG ACTGAACTGATGAAGACACAGAAAGACGTGCAGCTGATGATCCAGAACAGAATCAAGAAGATTCAAGAAATCAAACACTCAGCAGAAGTcagaaaa agaaacacagagagggAGAAAGCAGTCCGTGTGGAGCTCTTCACTGatctcatccgctccattgagagacatcagactgaactgctggagatgatggaggagcagcagaaagcagcagagaaacaggagcaagagctgattgaagagctggagcaggagatcactgagctaaagatgagaaacactgagctggagcagctctcACACACTGAAGATCACCTCCACCTCCTACAG ATTCACTCATCCCTGTGCAGCTCTAGAAACACCAGGAACTGGCCTGAGATCAGTATGAAGACTCACGAGAGTCTGGAGACTCTGAGGAGAGCTCTGACTCAACTGAAGGACACTATAGATGAGAAACTCACACTAACTG TCTCTACAGAGCTGAAGTGGATGCAGCAGTATGCAG TGGATGTGACTCTGGATCCTGATACAGCTCATCCTAATCTCATTCTGTCTGATGATGGAAAACAAGTGAGATGTGGAGACATTAGACAGAAACTCCCAGACAAACCAGAGAGATTTGATCCATGTCCCTGTGTCCTGGGAATGGAGGGATTCTCCTCGGGgagattttattttgaggtgCAGGTGAAGGGAAAGACTAAATGGGATTTAGGAGTGGTCAGAGAATCCATTAACAGGAAGGGAATATTCACACTGAGACCCAGTGATGGATACTGGACTGTGGTTCTGAGGAATGGAGATGAATATAAAGCCGGTGATGATCctcctgtctctctgtctctgagagtGAAGCCGCAACGGGTCggtgtgtttgtggattatgaGGAGGGTCTGGTCTCCTTTTATGATGTGGAGTCCAGCTCTCATATCTACTCTTTCACTGCTCAGTCTTTCACTGAAAAACTCTATCCATATTTTAGCCCATTCCTTAATGATGAAGGTAAAAACTCAAGCCCACTGATCATCACACCTGTCAgttataataaatga